Proteins co-encoded in one Metabacillus sp. KUDC1714 genomic window:
- a CDS encoding superoxide dismutase family protein produces the protein MKRKMALLFVLPFILSGCMEKTITKMDVEMFNQSGDSLGTIKVSEQSEGVKLEVLLEGLPPGEHGLHIHETGKCDAPDFKSAGNHFNPDDKQHGLLHPEGAHAGDLPNIISEDGRVDAELMAPQLTLKSEQKNSLLGKEGTAIVITEGKDDGMTQPAGESGQRIACGEITEKEADRQDKKEVKPEEEE, from the coding sequence ATGAAACGAAAAATGGCCTTGTTATTTGTTTTGCCTTTTATTTTATCTGGTTGTATGGAGAAAACCATTACAAAGATGGATGTTGAAATGTTTAATCAAAGTGGTGATTCTCTTGGAACAATTAAGGTTTCTGAACAATCTGAAGGAGTAAAGCTAGAAGTACTATTAGAAGGGTTACCACCTGGTGAACATGGTTTGCATATTCATGAAACAGGGAAATGTGATGCTCCAGACTTTAAAAGTGCCGGGAATCACTTTAATCCAGACGATAAACAACATGGTTTATTACACCCTGAAGGTGCACATGCCGGTGATTTACCGAATATTATTTCAGAGGACGGAAGAGTTGATGCAGAACTAATGGCGCCTCAACTCACACTTAAAAGTGAGCAAAAAAATTCTTTACTTGGTAAAGAGGGAACAGCTATTGTGATTACTGAAGGTAAAGATGACGGAATGACACAGCCTGCCGGTGAATCAGGTCAACGAATTGCTTGTGGAGAAATTACAGAAAAAGAAGCCGATAGACAAGATAAAAAAGAGGTAAAACCAGAAGAAGAAGAATGA
- a CDS encoding kinase-associated lipoprotein B, whose product MEDKKIGEIVTGLYKTGKYIGEITDIREMHYLVKVKAVLKHPQQGDLHNPKQADVQFFHERRALAFNEQTNIPKQMVKPFADPIPDYKESLKQALDTLKDELLQLDTSWAQKSLELLSTLEADYFLSSK is encoded by the coding sequence ATGGAAGATAAAAAAATAGGAGAAATTGTAACAGGTCTATACAAAACAGGTAAATATATTGGTGAAATAACAGACATACGTGAAATGCATTATTTAGTCAAAGTAAAGGCTGTGCTTAAGCATCCACAGCAGGGAGATTTACATAATCCAAAACAAGCAGACGTTCAGTTTTTTCATGAAAGACGAGCATTGGCGTTCAATGAACAAACAAATATTCCTAAACAAATGGTAAAGCCTTTTGCAGATCCTATTCCCGATTATAAGGAATCACTTAAACAAGCTTTGGACACATTAAAGGATGAATTATTGCAATTAGATACTTCATGGGCGCAAAAATCGCTTGAACTATTATCTACATTAGAAGCAGATTATTTTCTTAGTAGCAAATAA
- the kapD gene encoding 3'-5' exonuclease KapD — MEGQERLLFIDFEFTMPEGKANPKGFYPEIIEVGIVSVRNHKVEEQFSSYVRPVRFPLLSERCKTFLQISQAKIDEGISFSELLTTLNKYNEHSPATVITWGNMDMKVLRQNCQMNNELFPFSGKSRDLSMEYKKFFGDRNQTGLWKAVEEYGKKATGKHHCALDDALTTYNLFKLVEEDKRYLQKPTPPTIGDRIDLSKVLNKYAT; from the coding sequence TTGGAGGGACAAGAGCGATTATTATTTATTGATTTTGAATTTACGATGCCCGAGGGAAAAGCAAATCCTAAAGGATTCTATCCAGAAATAATTGAAGTTGGAATTGTTTCTGTTCGAAACCATAAAGTAGAAGAACAATTTTCCTCATATGTTAGACCAGTACGATTCCCCTTATTAAGTGAGCGTTGTAAAACTTTTCTTCAGATTTCACAAGCTAAAATTGATGAAGGAATTTCCTTTTCAGAATTACTAACTACCTTGAATAAATACAATGAACATTCTCCTGCAACAGTCATAACTTGGGGGAACATGGATATGAAGGTTTTACGTCAAAATTGTCAAATGAACAATGAATTGTTTCCATTTTCAGGAAAGTCAAGAGACCTTTCAATGGAGTATAAAAAGTTTTTTGGTGATCGAAACCAAACTGGACTTTGGAAGGCTGTTGAGGAATATGGGAAAAAAGCTACTGGGAAGCATCATTGTGCTTTAGATGATGCCTTAACTACCTATAATTTATTCAAGCTAGTTGAAGAGGACAAACGATACTTACAAAAACCAACACCTCCTACAATTGGTGACAGAATTGATTTGTCAAAGGTACTAAATAAATATGCAACCTAA
- a CDS encoding transglycosylase domain-containing protein, which produces MVPIFLFSGFIAGKESKAVKGLGTVLDEKIPIESVELPQNSFIFDHDGQLISEISSQQQNRMYIKYSDIPEVVKTIYIESEDKRFFEHIGFDAAGMLRAVFINAKSQSIEQGGSTITQQLARNIYLSFEQTYNRKLSELLYSYQLEKNFTKEQIFEGYLNAIYFGNGTYGIGTAATHYFNRQIQELHLAELVFISAIPNNPTLYDPIKNFDNTKDRQERLLNLLYQNDTITKQELEDALKYPITLSIKDRVDTQADYVTYVHQELKQLISESEGYTQKLADAQNKEVIEKQLTERVNKVLSQGIIIHTALESTIQKKLVNAIDQHLPSNQVQGAAAVIDHHSHKIVALSGGKDYEKYSFNRAFQAFRQPGSAIKPLLDYAPYIDITGATAKSKIDAGAFCKNEYCPENYSEKNYGMVSLETALKYSYNTAAVRMLDEIGLNKGFSYLQPFGFSSITKDDYNNLAVAIGGFQYGVSPLELTSAYTSFGNNGLYYENHTIFKVTDLTGKTLYEWNDTPVRVWKESTNEEMRKLLAAVVKSGTGQKASVSSTYVGGKTGTSNDYKDLWFVGLTDTYTAGIWVGKDKGGNVSNIYNQGPQMLIWRDVMK; this is translated from the coding sequence ATGGTTCCAATCTTTCTTTTCAGTGGTTTCATAGCTGGTAAGGAATCAAAAGCTGTTAAAGGGTTAGGGACTGTTTTAGATGAGAAGATTCCAATCGAATCTGTTGAACTACCACAAAACAGCTTTATCTTTGATCATGATGGACAGCTTATTTCGGAAATATCCTCACAGCAGCAAAACCGGATGTATATAAAATACAGTGATATTCCCGAGGTTGTTAAAACCATATATATTGAGTCTGAGGATAAACGTTTTTTTGAACATATAGGATTTGATGCTGCTGGAATGCTGAGAGCAGTTTTTATTAATGCGAAATCTCAATCTATTGAGCAGGGTGGAAGTACGATTACGCAGCAGCTTGCTCGAAATATTTATTTATCTTTTGAACAAACTTATAATCGAAAGCTAAGTGAACTTCTCTATTCTTATCAACTTGAAAAAAACTTTACGAAAGAACAAATTTTTGAAGGCTACTTAAATGCGATTTACTTTGGTAATGGTACTTATGGGATTGGTACTGCGGCAACACACTACTTTAATAGGCAAATTCAAGAGCTTCATTTAGCTGAACTTGTGTTTATCAGTGCTATTCCAAATAATCCAACCTTGTATGATCCAATAAAAAACTTTGACAATACAAAGGATCGTCAGGAACGATTACTAAACTTGCTATATCAAAACGATACAATTACAAAACAGGAATTGGAGGATGCGCTCAAGTATCCCATTACTCTTTCTATAAAAGATCGAGTCGATACCCAAGCTGATTATGTTACGTACGTTCATCAAGAATTAAAACAATTAATTTCAGAAAGCGAAGGCTATACTCAAAAACTAGCTGATGCACAAAACAAAGAAGTAATTGAGAAACAACTCACAGAACGTGTAAACAAAGTTCTTAGTCAAGGGATCATCATCCATACAGCATTAGAATCTACCATACAAAAGAAACTTGTGAACGCTATTGATCAGCATCTTCCTTCTAATCAAGTGCAGGGAGCTGCTGCTGTCATCGACCATCATTCCCATAAAATCGTTGCATTATCTGGAGGAAAGGATTATGAAAAATACTCATTCAATCGAGCTTTTCAAGCATTTAGACAACCAGGTTCAGCGATTAAACCGCTTCTCGACTATGCTCCATATATTGATATAACTGGAGCAACAGCAAAATCGAAAATTGATGCAGGAGCTTTTTGTAAAAATGAATATTGTCCAGAAAATTATAGTGAGAAAAACTATGGGATGGTATCACTTGAAACAGCATTGAAATATTCGTATAACACTGCAGCAGTTCGAATGCTTGACGAGATTGGGTTAAATAAAGGGTTTTCTTATTTACAACCATTTGGTTTTTCGTCTATAACTAAAGATGATTATAATAACCTTGCCGTGGCAATCGGAGGATTTCAATATGGAGTTTCACCACTGGAATTGACTAGTGCGTATACCTCTTTCGGAAATAACGGGCTCTATTATGAAAACCATACAATTTTTAAAGTTACAGATTTAACTGGAAAAACACTTTATGAATGGAACGATACACCTGTACGGGTTTGGAAGGAATCTACTAACGAGGAAATGCGAAAGTTATTAGCTGCTGTCGTGAAGAGTGGAACTGGACAAAAAGCATCTGTTTCAAGCACATATGTTGGAGGCAAAACCGGGACTTCTAACGATTATAAGGATTTATGGTTTGTAGGATTAACAGATACGTACACAGCTGGTATTTGGGTAGGTAAGGATAAGGGTGGAAATGTAAGTAATATATATAATCAAGGTCCACAAATGCTTATATGGAGAGATGTCATGAAGTGA
- a CDS encoding thiol-disulfide oxidoreductase DCC family protein, translated as MLMKTLADPILLFDGVCSFCNQSVQFVIRHDKHGKFKFAALQSSVGQELLKKYNLPTNDYSSFVLVKGNSCYTKSAAVLQVCLGLGGLWRILYLFIVTPKPLRDGIYNFVAKNRYKWFGKNKQCMIPTPEVRKRFLS; from the coding sequence ATGCTCATGAAAACATTAGCTGACCCAATCTTGCTGTTCGATGGGGTATGTAGTTTTTGTAATCAATCTGTACAATTTGTCATTCGTCATGATAAACATGGAAAATTTAAATTTGCAGCTTTACAATCGTCAGTAGGACAAGAACTTTTAAAGAAGTATAACCTCCCAACAAATGACTATAGTAGCTTCGTCCTGGTAAAGGGGAATTCATGCTACACAAAATCAGCTGCAGTATTACAGGTTTGCTTAGGATTAGGTGGACTATGGCGAATTCTTTACTTATTTATTGTGACACCTAAGCCGCTTCGCGATGGAATTTACAATTTTGTTGCAAAAAATAGATACAAATGGTTCGGCAAGAATAAGCAATGTATGATTCCTACCCCCGAAGTTCGCAAACGATTTTTATCATAG